Proteins found in one candidate division KSB1 bacterium genomic segment:
- a CDS encoding TonB family protein, whose translation MANSYKQLVLNVVQPGKAQQFIVRPNRAFTIGQHGDNDLILFGQNYPKRHILIYQKNGAYLVNIRPFIDGRISTNESTLHIKDLLQHDIIPRNGQDVVLKLNPMNRGFFTVGDARIEFEFRTVDVKAPVVFDTSAFSWKKAVMRGLFSDLMFKAIFLVLLLINSLIVYAFKDYVVTTQDKFDIEKMPERLAKFIVKPPELKADLSSKILSTTGTSAGEQGQKSDGQNRQSNQRGGNKGQGGGKGRGNPAASAGLLGLIAGTGPSGKSSSIVDALVDRGLVADLNKIVGGGTNLKVSSGGNTKDAIDPLDQLIGTGGSGGIDNFLSALEEDVPQVELKKQAKVDLVKPSKITGSKEAMGHRTEESIWNVVNARQGTIRYIYEKYLKRNPNLRGKITIEFTIAANGFVTEAKIIESTIDNPEFEQELLSIIRRLKFEPIPTGNVTTVFPFVFSKIN comes from the coding sequence ATGGCAAACAGTTATAAACAACTTGTGCTCAATGTTGTGCAGCCTGGAAAAGCACAACAATTCATCGTTCGCCCTAATCGCGCTTTTACCATTGGGCAACATGGGGATAACGATCTTATTCTTTTTGGGCAAAATTATCCCAAAAGACATATTTTAATTTATCAAAAAAATGGTGCATATTTAGTAAACATTCGGCCATTCATCGACGGCCGGATCTCGACCAACGAGTCCACGTTGCATATTAAGGATCTGCTGCAGCACGATATTATTCCCCGAAACGGCCAGGATGTGGTGTTGAAATTGAACCCGATGAATCGTGGCTTTTTTACTGTGGGCGACGCACGAATCGAGTTCGAATTCCGCACCGTTGACGTAAAAGCCCCAGTGGTTTTTGATACCTCGGCGTTTTCCTGGAAAAAAGCGGTAATGAGAGGCCTTTTTTCCGATTTGATGTTTAAGGCTATTTTCCTGGTTTTATTATTAATCAATTCGCTCATTGTCTATGCGTTTAAAGATTACGTCGTTACAACGCAAGATAAATTCGACATTGAAAAAATGCCCGAACGATTAGCTAAATTTATTGTAAAGCCGCCAGAGCTGAAAGCTGACCTCAGTTCAAAAATTCTCAGCACCACAGGAACGAGCGCTGGGGAACAGGGTCAAAAATCGGACGGCCAAAATCGGCAGTCGAATCAACGTGGTGGAAATAAAGGTCAAGGCGGTGGCAAAGGACGGGGCAATCCAGCAGCTTCCGCTGGCTTATTGGGATTGATCGCTGGGACTGGGCCTTCGGGCAAATCCAGCTCAATTGTCGATGCACTTGTGGATAGAGGTTTGGTGGCAGATCTCAATAAAATTGTTGGTGGCGGTACGAATCTAAAAGTGAGCAGTGGCGGAAACACCAAGGATGCTATCGATCCTTTAGATCAACTGATTGGCACTGGCGGTTCTGGTGGCATTGACAATTTTTTGTCGGCGCTCGAAGAGGATGTGCCTCAGGTGGAATTAAAAAAGCAAGCTAAAGTCGACCTGGTGAAACCCAGCAAAATTACCGGCAGCAAAGAAGCGATGGGACATCGGACCGAGGAGTCGATCTGGAACGTTGTCAATGCACGCCAAGGAACGATACGATATATTTACGAAAAATATCTGAAACGGAATCCGAATCTGAGAGGCAAAATTACAATAGAGTTCACCATCGCTGCCAATGGATTTGTGACAGAGGCCAAGATCATTGAATCCACCATCGACAATCCCGAATTCGAACAAGAGCTATTGTCAATAATCAGACGACTGAAGTTCGAGCCCATTCCAACCGGAAATGTGACGACTGTGTTTCCGTTTGTATTTTCGAAGATCAATTGA
- a CDS encoding biopolymer transporter ExbD, which yields MEMQPNSTFSFQPLSIKGRKKTTHFALKLTSMIDMFTILLVFLLKNFSAEGQIMSVAPDLRLPESTAQKPPETASIIAVTNDFVLLDGKRIARINEVVNSDKLLIPELMTELEKKRRLSEKVGEIHSQMGFTGKISIQGDRELPYLVIKKIMFTCGQVGFNEMMLAVSKPD from the coding sequence ATGGAAATGCAACCGAATAGCACTTTTAGTTTTCAGCCATTGTCAATAAAGGGCCGAAAAAAAACGACCCATTTCGCCCTCAAGTTGACATCAATGATCGATATGTTCACCATCTTACTGGTGTTCTTACTAAAGAATTTTTCAGCCGAAGGGCAAATTATGTCGGTAGCGCCAGATCTCCGACTTCCAGAATCCACAGCTCAAAAACCACCAGAAACAGCTTCGATCATTGCAGTGACAAATGATTTCGTTTTATTGGATGGTAAACGGATTGCCAGGATCAATGAGGTGGTGAACTCAGACAAACTATTGATCCCCGAGTTAATGACAGAGCTAGAGAAAAAACGTAGATTAAGCGAAAAAGTTGGTGAAATCCATTCGCAAATGGGTTTCACAGGGAAAATATCGATCCAAGGAGATCGAGAATTGCCCTATTTGGTGATTAAGAAAATTATGTTCACGTGTGGTCAGGTTGGCTTTAATGAAATGATGCTGGCAGTTTCAAAACCAGATTAG
- a CDS encoding biopolymer transporter ExbD — protein sequence MNLKQVIGKDRRSQDVDVNIIPVMNIFLLLIPFLLLTAEFVHLAIIELSLPSLNHGQARQEIENPQELVLVILAVKETGFQLKAQGFVFDPLYKNGNQYDYTNLVEQLKRIKQQHPYAEDIFISAENSVKYDIIIKVMDRCRETGFPNVSLSG from the coding sequence ATGAATTTAAAGCAGGTCATCGGCAAGGATCGAAGAAGTCAAGATGTCGATGTCAACATCATTCCAGTAATGAACATTTTTTTGTTGCTGATCCCGTTCCTTTTGCTTACCGCTGAATTTGTTCATTTGGCTATTATTGAGCTATCGCTCCCATCATTAAATCACGGGCAAGCGCGCCAAGAAATTGAGAATCCGCAGGAACTCGTTTTAGTGATCTTGGCTGTTAAGGAAACTGGGTTTCAGCTGAAGGCGCAGGGATTTGTGTTTGATCCGTTGTACAAAAACGGCAATCAGTATGATTACACAAACTTGGTGGAACAATTGAAGCGAATTAAGCAACAGCATCCCTACGCGGAAGACATCTTTATCTCAGCCGAGAATAGTGTGAAATATGATATTATCATCAAAGTGATGGACCGGTGCCGCGAAACCGGTTTCCCAAATGTTTCGCTCTCTGGTTAG
- a CDS encoding MotA/TolQ/ExbB proton channel family protein: MWPILLVMITGLAILIERAIYILITNRIDTTAFINRVLELVQRDNIRSAIEFCSMSQAILPRITRAGLEEAGKSPAEIQNAFELAAMREIPKLEKRTQYLATIANIATLLGLLGTIFGLISSFEAVANADASMKASLLSGGISQAMNTTAFGLIVAIPCMIGYSIIQEKTNELIDEINQNVAKVYKRLIAAKGR, from the coding sequence ATGTGGCCTATTCTGCTCGTAATGATCACTGGTCTTGCAATATTGATCGAGCGAGCTATTTACATCTTAATAACAAATCGAATTGATACCACGGCTTTCATCAATCGCGTATTAGAATTAGTTCAACGAGATAATATCAGAAGCGCCATTGAATTTTGCAGCATGTCTCAAGCGATCTTGCCTCGAATCACGCGGGCAGGGTTAGAGGAGGCTGGAAAATCGCCGGCTGAGATTCAAAATGCTTTCGAGCTGGCGGCAATGCGCGAAATCCCCAAATTGGAGAAACGAACCCAATATTTAGCCACTATTGCAAATATCGCTACGTTATTAGGACTATTAGGAACTATCTTTGGTTTGATTTCTTCTTTCGAAGCGGTGGCAAATGCTGATGCTTCAATGAAAGCATCGTTGCTTTCTGGCGGAATTTCTCAGGCGATGAACACGACTGCTTTCGGCTTAATCGTTGCGATCCCTTGTATGATTGGCTACTCGATCATTCAAGAGAAGACCAATGAATTAATCGATGAAATTAATCAGAATGTCGCTAAGGTTTACAAACGATTAATTGCGGCTAAAGGACGGTAA
- a CDS encoding tetratricopeptide repeat protein — protein MRDIELFDIKKSRTSAVLVFVIIYGIGILCSVSNAQEAKRIKAKRVPHRYELADTTDSINPEILDKTIKHHEMIIAKYPNEPFIPNMMFELAESYASYSQWEFKQRMKQYDEELKKYERGEITIEPVLPRINYKNTIELCYKLFEKFPDIPFKDKVLYRLAICHLDEGNFDRAKEYFQRLIFETPQSQKVSESHFRLGEYYFDRREFQKAIEQYKYLLESWDDPYFNMALYKLGWSYFNINDYPNAISTYIYLISDIHLLETMNTESLGKTKADVKNEAIDYIAHSLTEYGGATMAKQLLSTKETESFAIDVFLRMGEIYKKRNFYADAIATYEALLQIFPLYPNAPLVQKEIIECYEQDMEEEKAIQAKDTFVKKYGPNSQWLSQYPEGKVRNDAIALSQEMLFSLGTYYQAQAQEKNRAREYRMAIEKYEDYIQKFRDSDKTAKVNYYLAECYYAINQFDKAADEYFKVMSQYGDNEFKDAAAYNRILSYYQLLKRNTKVDSTTFYLEDFLGEGGNLIPVKTAHPHQVDLLKACNDYIKLLPNSSNLLEVVMKYGETLYELGYWELAARTYQRAVADPYKNSPYYGQAINMIAQSYFKLGEYQKAEAWFQKLAEAFPDSTQYVEKARKMISSANFKVAEKLKDSGDLNQSALKFLTLAFSTKDVEIARAALVEAATQFEKAGDLDRAIKAYERMINEQPNISFIDEVYVKLGLLYEKRENWLRASDNYLKLVSVRPESKFAPRALLNAGNCFEQLKLWSKAKQIYQQYANSYANVNADDYIESCYKIGEMSLNMKDEDSALKEFARTVQVYNDLKRKNISVEEYLPAKAQFMIGEINFEKYQQVKLVPPLNVTLKKKKDLLQIVLQEYVTAGKFQVAEWTTASLYKTGLTFEDWADAFVNSPVPPELSPEEKQEYINGLQQQALPFRQKALEVYKANVTNAQRSNIQNEWVEQSKQRMEKLIIELGLGTTTNQSQQTSNQQIIPTSQVKGN, from the coding sequence ATGAGAGACATAGAACTATTTGATATAAAAAAGTCCCGCACCAGCGCAGTACTGGTCTTTGTGATTATTTATGGGATTGGGATCCTTTGCTCCGTAAGCAATGCCCAGGAAGCAAAGAGAATAAAAGCTAAACGAGTTCCTCACCGATACGAATTGGCTGACACGACGGATAGCATTAATCCTGAGATTTTAGACAAGACCATTAAACATCATGAGATGATCATTGCCAAATATCCCAACGAGCCATTCATCCCAAACATGATGTTTGAATTAGCAGAGTCCTATGCCAGCTATTCGCAATGGGAATTCAAACAAAGGATGAAGCAATATGACGAGGAGCTGAAAAAATACGAGAGGGGAGAGATCACTATTGAGCCGGTATTGCCGCGGATCAATTATAAGAACACGATCGAACTTTGCTATAAACTCTTTGAAAAATTTCCTGATATTCCCTTTAAAGATAAGGTGCTTTATCGGCTGGCGATCTGCCATCTCGATGAAGGCAATTTTGATCGTGCTAAGGAATATTTTCAGCGCCTCATATTCGAGACGCCGCAAAGCCAAAAAGTATCCGAATCGCATTTTCGATTAGGAGAGTATTATTTTGATCGTCGCGAGTTTCAAAAAGCGATCGAACAATATAAATATTTGTTGGAGAGCTGGGATGATCCATATTTCAACATGGCGCTATATAAATTAGGTTGGTCCTATTTTAATATCAACGATTATCCCAATGCGATCAGCACCTACATTTATCTGATCAGCGATATACACTTACTAGAAACGATGAATACAGAATCGCTTGGCAAGACCAAAGCGGATGTCAAAAATGAAGCGATCGATTATATTGCGCATTCGCTGACCGAATATGGCGGCGCAACCATGGCCAAACAATTGCTCAGCACAAAAGAAACAGAGAGCTTTGCCATTGATGTATTTCTCAGAATGGGCGAGATCTATAAGAAACGAAATTTTTATGCCGATGCAATCGCCACCTATGAAGCGCTCTTGCAGATATTCCCCCTGTATCCAAATGCTCCATTGGTTCAAAAGGAGATCATCGAATGCTACGAACAGGACATGGAAGAGGAAAAAGCGATTCAAGCGAAAGACACGTTTGTGAAAAAATACGGCCCTAACAGCCAATGGCTCAGTCAATATCCTGAGGGAAAAGTCCGCAATGATGCGATTGCCCTCTCTCAAGAGATGTTGTTTTCGTTAGGGACTTATTATCAAGCGCAGGCGCAGGAGAAAAACCGCGCTAGGGAATATCGGATGGCAATTGAGAAATATGAGGACTATATTCAAAAATTTCGAGATAGCGACAAAACCGCTAAGGTGAATTATTATTTAGCCGAATGTTATTATGCCATTAATCAATTTGATAAAGCAGCCGATGAATATTTCAAGGTGATGTCGCAATATGGGGATAATGAATTTAAAGATGCGGCGGCGTACAACCGAATATTATCCTATTATCAGCTTTTGAAGCGCAACACCAAGGTTGATTCGACGACTTTCTATTTGGAAGATTTTCTTGGCGAAGGGGGGAATCTCATCCCAGTTAAAACCGCGCATCCCCACCAAGTAGATCTCTTGAAAGCTTGTAATGACTATATTAAGCTGTTGCCCAATAGCTCCAATTTGCTAGAGGTGGTAATGAAGTATGGGGAGACGTTATATGAATTAGGCTATTGGGAGTTAGCGGCTCGCACGTATCAGCGGGCAGTGGCTGATCCGTATAAAAATTCGCCCTATTATGGTCAAGCAATCAATATGATTGCTCAGAGCTATTTCAAGCTCGGGGAATATCAAAAGGCGGAAGCTTGGTTTCAAAAACTGGCCGAGGCTTTTCCCGATTCGACCCAGTATGTGGAAAAGGCTCGAAAAATGATTTCTTCGGCCAATTTCAAAGTTGCAGAGAAGTTGAAAGACAGCGGTGATCTTAACCAATCCGCCCTGAAGTTCTTAACTTTGGCGTTCAGCACTAAAGACGTCGAAATTGCCCGAGCGGCATTGGTGGAGGCAGCCACCCAATTTGAGAAAGCGGGTGATCTGGATCGGGCAATTAAAGCCTATGAACGAATGATTAACGAACAACCCAATATTTCGTTCATCGACGAAGTATATGTGAAGCTTGGTTTGCTTTATGAGAAACGGGAGAACTGGCTTCGCGCCTCCGATAATTACCTGAAGTTGGTATCGGTTCGACCCGAATCAAAATTTGCTCCCAGGGCCTTGTTGAACGCTGGGAATTGCTTCGAACAGCTTAAGCTTTGGAGCAAGGCGAAACAGATTTATCAACAATATGCAAATAGCTACGCAAATGTAAACGCGGATGATTATATCGAAAGTTGTTATAAGATTGGCGAAATGTCCTTAAACATGAAAGACGAAGATTCTGCCTTGAAGGAATTTGCCAGAACAGTGCAGGTTTATAACGACTTGAAACGGAAAAATATCTCGGTCGAGGAATATCTCCCAGCCAAGGCTCAGTTTATGATTGGTGAGATTAATTTCGAGAAATATCAGCAGGTGAAACTGGTTCCACCGCTGAATGTCACACTCAAGAAGAAAAAGGATCTATTGCAGATCGTGCTTCAGGAGTACGTTACGGCTGGCAAATTTCAAGTAGCTGAATGGACCACGGCATCGCTTTATAAGACTGGTCTGACTTTCGAGGATTGGGCTGATGCATTTGTGAACTCGCCAGTGCCGCCCGAGCTCTCTCCTGAGGAGAAGCAGGAATATATTAATGGTCTTCAGCAGCAGGCCTTGCCATTTCGACAGAAAGCTTTGGAAGTTTATAAAGCCAATGTCACCAATGCGCAACGCAGCAATATCCAAAATGAGTGGGTCGAGCAAAGCAAGCAACGCATGGAAAAATTAATCATAGAATTGGGGCTCGGAACGACGACCAATCAGTCCCAACAAACTTCTAATCAACAGATTATTCCAACGAGTCAGGTAAAGGGAAATTAA
- a CDS encoding tetratricopeptide repeat protein — MMKWNDVMALQGNKAPQNRAIDNKATETDHEVIRAANQILRGSIELYNEKAYWKSARELIILMDYYPEFERLDEVIYYLAQCLFEEDLSTSAIRMFKHLVKKFPKSPLVPAALLGLEKTYYNQKNYKMALSIYFAILKQTTPERELLNEARYYAGLSHFNMQNYDLAIDVLKKIDDRSNFYDNALYTTALSYLKKSNVATAVDFFRKIVSLPITNGERRDVVDNARLTLGYIYYELKSYNAAIKLLNDISEKHQYYQDALLALGWCYLKLEDHQNVIKYLKKLIKQFPDSENAEEAYFLLGQSYIALNDYDNAIQSYQTIVDIYQDKVQLPNLISKVNTSLEQEQDRVEKLKVKVLVEETKLLDAISLDGYGKELPKHVLAEKKKLKEYRERLISSLITERDNLLYLQETIYNLKQLAERRERRKDWKGYAEYGISRALFLKNMQTVRGN; from the coding sequence ATGATGAAGTGGAATGATGTAATGGCGTTACAAGGAAATAAAGCACCACAGAACCGAGCGATTGACAACAAAGCTACTGAGACAGATCATGAAGTGATCAGGGCGGCGAATCAAATTTTGCGAGGAAGCATTGAGCTTTATAATGAGAAGGCATATTGGAAAAGCGCCCGAGAATTGATCATATTAATGGATTATTACCCTGAATTTGAACGACTTGATGAGGTGATCTATTATTTAGCGCAATGCTTATTCGAAGAGGACTTATCGACTTCAGCAATCCGAATGTTTAAGCATTTGGTCAAGAAATTTCCGAAGAGCCCTTTGGTTCCCGCAGCCCTTTTGGGATTGGAGAAGACTTATTACAATCAAAAAAATTATAAGATGGCGCTGTCGATCTATTTTGCTATTTTAAAGCAGACAACGCCTGAGCGTGAACTGCTCAATGAGGCGCGCTATTATGCCGGGTTGAGTCATTTTAACATGCAAAATTACGATTTAGCCATTGATGTATTGAAAAAAATTGATGATCGCAGCAATTTTTATGACAATGCGCTTTACACTACTGCATTATCCTATTTGAAAAAATCGAATGTGGCGACTGCGGTTGATTTCTTTCGAAAGATCGTTTCGCTACCTATTACCAATGGGGAACGCAGGGATGTGGTGGACAACGCTCGATTGACCTTGGGCTATATCTATTATGAATTAAAATCCTATAACGCAGCGATTAAGCTGTTGAATGATATATCAGAAAAGCATCAATACTATCAGGATGCGTTATTGGCCTTGGGTTGGTGTTATTTGAAATTAGAAGACCATCAAAATGTCATCAAATATCTTAAGAAATTAATTAAGCAATTCCCTGACAGCGAAAACGCTGAGGAAGCCTATTTCTTATTAGGTCAGTCATATATCGCACTAAACGATTATGACAACGCCATTCAGTCTTATCAAACCATTGTCGATATCTATCAGGATAAGGTTCAGCTACCGAATCTGATTAGCAAGGTCAATACCAGCTTGGAACAGGAACAAGATCGCGTTGAGAAATTAAAGGTTAAAGTTCTGGTGGAAGAAACAAAGTTGCTCGATGCGATTTCGCTGGATGGTTATGGGAAAGAATTACCTAAGCATGTGCTGGCCGAAAAGAAGAAATTGAAGGAATATCGCGAGAGACTGATCAGTTCTTTGATTACTGAACGGGATAATCTGCTTTACCTCCAAGAGACTATTTACAATTTGAAACAGCTTGCCGAGCGAAGAGAGCGTCGCAAGGATTGGAAGGGATATGCTGAATATGGGATTTCGCGGGCACTGTTCCTCAAAAACATGCAAACAGTTCGGGGAAACTGA
- a CDS encoding TIGR01777 family oxidoreductase, whose product MADKIIVAGGTGYIGQALCQQLLEAGYMTIVLTRDAERSRGLISQKITLAQWDGRNVAEWYHHLDGARAIINLTGEGIGAGRWTRERKQRILESRIQSGAVLISAMRNIKHKPKVFIQASGIGIYGDRGDDVLDENSPAGKGFLAELATQWEQSVLPVRELGVRLVYIRTGVVIGPDAAFLKRVTLPFQWFLGGHLGSGKQWISWIHLHDEVAAILFLLARNDLEGPFNLSAPNPVPAKTFFKILGKVMKRPSWFHVPSFILKMALGEMAKELVLSGQRATPARLLKAGFGFRFPELEMALTNIFSKQ is encoded by the coding sequence ATGGCAGATAAAATCATTGTTGCTGGGGGCACTGGCTATATAGGCCAGGCACTGTGTCAGCAACTCCTTGAGGCTGGTTATATGACGATTGTTTTAACCAGAGATGCAGAACGATCTCGCGGGCTTATTTCGCAAAAAATAACCTTGGCGCAATGGGACGGGAGGAACGTTGCAGAGTGGTACCATCATCTCGATGGGGCAAGAGCGATCATTAATCTGACTGGCGAAGGCATCGGTGCTGGAAGATGGACCAGGGAACGTAAACAGCGTATCCTGGAAAGCCGAATTCAATCTGGCGCTGTCCTGATCTCTGCCATGCGAAATATCAAACATAAGCCCAAAGTCTTCATTCAAGCATCAGGGATTGGTATTTATGGAGATCGCGGCGATGATGTGTTGGATGAAAATTCTCCAGCCGGAAAAGGGTTCTTGGCTGAATTGGCAACACAATGGGAGCAATCCGTTCTGCCAGTTAGAGAACTAGGCGTTCGATTGGTATATATCAGAACTGGGGTGGTGATTGGTCCTGACGCAGCTTTCTTGAAACGTGTTACGCTGCCATTCCAGTGGTTCCTGGGTGGTCATCTCGGGAGCGGCAAGCAATGGATTTCTTGGATTCATCTCCATGATGAGGTAGCGGCAATTTTATTTTTATTAGCTCGAAATGATTTAGAAGGGCCTTTTAATTTGTCAGCGCCAAATCCAGTACCCGCCAAAACATTCTTTAAAATCCTGGGCAAAGTCATGAAGCGCCCAAGCTGGTTTCATGTCCCCAGTTTCATCTTGAAAATGGCTCTCGGCGAAATGGCCAAAGAATTGGTGCTATCGGGACAACGGGCCACTCCCGCTAGGCTCTTAAAAGCTGGATTTGGTTTCCGTTTTCCTGAATTGGAGATGGCGCTCACCAATATTTTTTCGAAGCAGTGA
- a CDS encoding MATE family efflux transporter: MSLNLIDQRLDREQIRAFVKQSWSVSWPMTLIMFFEFMISLADVYIAGKISKDVQAAYGFVVQIYFIFTVIGNALTVGTVSIISRLCQAMRDESYAKAVFSTVAMTALTGLVLGIAGIFLTPVIFDWLNVPDVIKQYGKPLASIYAAGLIFHYLLINTNGILRACKGIRKSLRTMALACVLNISLNFFLVFFTPVGFKGIALSTAISVAVGSIWNLWSIKDFMNRMKPIAFDVVKQVTRIGWPSGLLQIIWQLASMVLFIILSALPHHNIEIIAAFTNGLRIEAAIFLPAFAFNMSNAVVVGNLLGEKKDNQAYQAGLVTAVLGGLVIVLLTFTVLFNAKAIAALLSNNEIVIRETVKYLYICLLSEPFMAWGVILSGALNGAGDTKSVMLRVAVSVWLFRIPLSYLFGVLLGFGAIGVWWSMNTSLLVQAILISKRYLSKHWLHQAAPL, from the coding sequence TTGAGCCTAAATTTGATTGATCAGCGGCTGGATCGAGAACAAATTCGAGCTTTCGTGAAACAGAGTTGGTCGGTGAGCTGGCCGATGACTCTAATTATGTTTTTCGAGTTCATGATCAGCTTAGCTGACGTTTATATTGCTGGTAAAATCAGCAAGGATGTGCAAGCGGCTTATGGTTTCGTCGTGCAAATTTATTTCATCTTTACGGTCATTGGGAATGCCTTGACGGTTGGCACTGTATCAATCATTTCACGACTCTGTCAGGCCATGAGAGATGAAAGCTACGCCAAAGCCGTTTTTTCGACCGTGGCGATGACCGCTTTAACAGGACTGGTATTGGGGATCGCAGGAATTTTCTTGACACCTGTTATTTTCGATTGGTTGAATGTACCCGATGTGATAAAGCAATATGGCAAGCCATTAGCTTCCATTTATGCGGCTGGCCTTATTTTTCATTATCTTCTCATAAATACCAATGGGATTCTGAGAGCGTGCAAGGGGATTCGGAAATCGTTACGAACCATGGCGCTCGCCTGCGTGCTAAATATCAGCCTTAATTTCTTCCTGGTGTTTTTTACACCAGTGGGGTTCAAAGGGATTGCGCTTTCAACGGCCATTAGCGTCGCGGTGGGCAGCATTTGGAATTTGTGGTCGATTAAAGACTTCATGAATCGCATGAAACCGATCGCTTTCGATGTTGTGAAGCAAGTGACCCGAATCGGCTGGCCCTCGGGTCTATTGCAGATCATCTGGCAGTTAGCTTCAATGGTGCTATTTATCATTTTGAGTGCCTTGCCTCATCATAACATTGAAATTATTGCGGCCTTTACTAATGGCCTAAGAATCGAAGCGGCTATTTTTCTGCCAGCATTTGCCTTCAATATGTCCAATGCGGTCGTCGTTGGCAATCTTTTGGGCGAAAAAAAAGACAACCAGGCATATCAGGCGGGATTAGTGACTGCGGTGCTTGGCGGTTTGGTGATTGTGTTGCTGACTTTCACGGTGCTCTTTAATGCCAAAGCTATCGCTGCATTGCTCTCGAACAATGAAATCGTTATTCGTGAGACGGTAAAATATCTTTACATCTGCCTGTTGAGCGAGCCATTCATGGCTTGGGGGGTGATTCTGAGTGGCGCATTGAACGGTGCAGGCGATACAAAATCCGTCATGCTACGGGTCGCGGTTAGCGTCTGGTTGTTTAGAATTCCGCTCAGTTATTTGTTCGGGGTGCTCTTAGGTTTTGGCGCCATCGGCGTATGGTGGTCGATGAACACCTCTTTGTTGGTGCAAGCAATCCTCATTTCTAAACGGTATCTCAGCAAGCATTGGCTGCATCAAGCAGCGCCCTTGTAA
- a CDS encoding ParB/RepB/Spo0J family partition protein — protein sequence MKEAHLKQVNICLIDIDDRSYIFTFEAPLSQLIFSIKKVGVLHPPILEQLSEQRYRIVSGLKRVLAAQHLKIQESPAYVYEGHGTEPSLELFLLNLYENLGTRTLNEIEKALVLWKLIHVFGVSENEVISNFMPLMGLGPNEIVLQRYLKLVKLEDYLRSAIVEDFISPETAIALLDLSAQDRLTIFNLFQDTKAGKNNQKELLQLIQQISIIQNQSIEQLFESLALEPILLDTRLTPSQKLEKIKQTLKQSRYPKYAEIAEQFQKLKKNLKLPSNIILRPSPFFEDSDYSIELKFKNQEELSKAINVLAGLLEENKFIELETII from the coding sequence ATGAAGGAAGCCCATCTTAAACAGGTCAACATTTGTCTGATTGACATTGATGATCGGAGCTATATATTTACTTTTGAAGCACCTCTTTCCCAATTGATCTTTTCGATAAAAAAGGTTGGGGTTCTTCATCCTCCAATTCTTGAACAGCTTTCGGAGCAACGCTATCGGATTGTGTCTGGGCTAAAGAGGGTCTTAGCAGCTCAGCATCTGAAGATCCAAGAGTCACCTGCTTATGTCTACGAAGGTCATGGAACCGAACCCAGCCTCGAACTATTTTTGCTTAATCTTTACGAAAATCTAGGTACCAGAACGCTCAATGAGATCGAGAAGGCATTGGTGCTTTGGAAACTGATCCATGTGTTTGGTGTTTCAGAGAACGAGGTCATTTCGAATTTCATGCCCTTGATGGGCTTGGGGCCAAACGAGATCGTTCTCCAGCGCTATTTGAAATTGGTAAAATTAGAGGATTATCTCCGAAGTGCCATTGTCGAAGATTTCATCTCCCCTGAAACAGCGATCGCCCTACTTGATTTATCCGCTCAAGATCGTTTGACAATATTCAATCTCTTTCAGGATACAAAAGCTGGGAAAAATAATCAGAAAGAGTTGCTTCAGTTGATCCAACAGATATCCATCATTCAAAATCAATCCATCGAACAGCTTTTCGAATCCCTAGCGCTCGAGCCGATATTACTCGATACTCGGCTAACTCCATCGCAAAAACTGGAAAAGATCAAACAAACACTCAAGCAATCACGCTATCCGAAATATGCTGAGATCGCTGAGCAATTTCAAAAATTAAAAAAGAATCTCAAATTGCCCTCGAATATAATTTTGCGTCCGTCACCATTTTTTGAGGATTCAGATTATAGCATCGAATTAAAGTTCAAGAATCAAGAAGAATTATCCAAGGCGATAAATGTACTGGCTGGGCTTCTGGAAGAGAATAAATTCATCGAATTGGAAACAATCATTTAA